One window of the Lasioglossum baleicum chromosome 8, iyLasBale1, whole genome shotgun sequence genome contains the following:
- the LOC143211582 gene encoding pyridoxine/pyridoxamine 5'-phosphate oxidase isoform X2 — protein sequence MGLQGSDLSDLAKIEGILDHPVDLFRIWHDEARRYNPHSPDACCLATVSKDCRVSARNIVLREFDNDGFVIVTDRRSRKTDNLKNVPSAAMCYLWCYVNEEGQNLARQVRVEGIVRELEKEQYQAIYDREPLYCKIRSHLCHQGREACWKELKQRHDEILNSVRENETDLPMPDHFIGYKLFPTMMEFYYARDHLIGDRIIYRKKDGSDESWEHQRIAA from the exons ATG GGATTGCAGGGATCGGATCTCTCGGACCTGGCAAAGATCGAGGGGATCCTCGACCATCCGGTAGATCTGTTCAGGATCTGGCACGACGAGGCTCGCCGATACAATCCACATTCGCCAGACGCCTGTTGCTTGGCAACCGTTTCAAA GGACTGCCGGGTGTCCGCGAGGAACATCGTCCTCCGGGAGTTCGACAACGACGGCTTCGTGATCGTGACGGATCGTCGAAGCAGGAAAACGGACAATCTA AAAAACGTGCCTAGCGCCGCGATGTGTTATCTGTGGTGTTACGTTAACGAGGAAGGACAGAACCTCGCCAGACAG GTCAGGGTCGAAGGGATCGTGAGGGAATTGGAGAAGGAACAGTATCAGGCTATATACGATCGAGAACCGCTCTACTGTAAAATTCGATCGCACCTATGCCATCAGGGAAGAGAAGCTTGCTGGAAGGAATTGAAGCAGCGACACGACGAGATCTTGAATTCGGTCCGTGAAAACGAGACCGATTTACCGATGCCGGATCATTT CATCGGCTACAAATTGTTCCCAACGATGATGGAGTTTTATTACGCGAGGGATCACCTGATAGGAGACCGGATCATTTATCGGAAGAAGGACGGATCGGACGAGTCTTGGGAACACCAACGAATCGCCGCGTAG
- the LOC143211582 gene encoding pyridoxine/pyridoxamine 5'-phosphate oxidase isoform X1, with product MLHLLLLRSVRCITKPVPVWKTSSAKGLQGSDLSDLAKIEGILDHPVDLFRIWHDEARRYNPHSPDACCLATVSKDCRVSARNIVLREFDNDGFVIVTDRRSRKTDNLKNVPSAAMCYLWCYVNEEGQNLARQVRVEGIVRELEKEQYQAIYDREPLYCKIRSHLCHQGREACWKELKQRHDEILNSVRENETDLPMPDHFIGYKLFPTMMEFYYARDHLIGDRIIYRKKDGSDESWEHQRIAA from the exons ATGTTGCATTTGCTTTTGCTACGATCCGTTCGATGCATAACCAAACCGGTTCCTGTATGGAAAACGTCCTCTGCGAAGGGATTGCAGGGATCGGATCTCTCGGACCTGGCAAAGATCGAGGGGATCCTCGACCATCCGGTAGATCTGTTCAGGATCTGGCACGACGAGGCTCGCCGATACAATCCACATTCGCCAGACGCCTGTTGCTTGGCAACCGTTTCAAA GGACTGCCGGGTGTCCGCGAGGAACATCGTCCTCCGGGAGTTCGACAACGACGGCTTCGTGATCGTGACGGATCGTCGAAGCAGGAAAACGGACAATCTA AAAAACGTGCCTAGCGCCGCGATGTGTTATCTGTGGTGTTACGTTAACGAGGAAGGACAGAACCTCGCCAGACAG GTCAGGGTCGAAGGGATCGTGAGGGAATTGGAGAAGGAACAGTATCAGGCTATATACGATCGAGAACCGCTCTACTGTAAAATTCGATCGCACCTATGCCATCAGGGAAGAGAAGCTTGCTGGAAGGAATTGAAGCAGCGACACGACGAGATCTTGAATTCGGTCCGTGAAAACGAGACCGATTTACCGATGCCGGATCATTT CATCGGCTACAAATTGTTCCCAACGATGATGGAGTTTTATTACGCGAGGGATCACCTGATAGGAGACCGGATCATTTATCGGAAGAAGGACGGATCGGACGAGTCTTGGGAACACCAACGAATCGCCGCGTAG
- the LOC143211582 gene encoding pyridoxine/pyridoxamine 5'-phosphate oxidase isoform X3: MGSDLSDLAKIEGILDHPVDLFRIWHDEARRYNPHSPDACCLATVSKDCRVSARNIVLREFDNDGFVIVTDRRSRKTDNLKNVPSAAMCYLWCYVNEEGQNLARQVRVEGIVRELEKEQYQAIYDREPLYCKIRSHLCHQGREACWKELKQRHDEILNSVRENETDLPMPDHFIGYKLFPTMMEFYYARDHLIGDRIIYRKKDGSDESWEHQRIAA, from the exons ATG GGATCGGATCTCTCGGACCTGGCAAAGATCGAGGGGATCCTCGACCATCCGGTAGATCTGTTCAGGATCTGGCACGACGAGGCTCGCCGATACAATCCACATTCGCCAGACGCCTGTTGCTTGGCAACCGTTTCAAA GGACTGCCGGGTGTCCGCGAGGAACATCGTCCTCCGGGAGTTCGACAACGACGGCTTCGTGATCGTGACGGATCGTCGAAGCAGGAAAACGGACAATCTA AAAAACGTGCCTAGCGCCGCGATGTGTTATCTGTGGTGTTACGTTAACGAGGAAGGACAGAACCTCGCCAGACAG GTCAGGGTCGAAGGGATCGTGAGGGAATTGGAGAAGGAACAGTATCAGGCTATATACGATCGAGAACCGCTCTACTGTAAAATTCGATCGCACCTATGCCATCAGGGAAGAGAAGCTTGCTGGAAGGAATTGAAGCAGCGACACGACGAGATCTTGAATTCGGTCCGTGAAAACGAGACCGATTTACCGATGCCGGATCATTT CATCGGCTACAAATTGTTCCCAACGATGATGGAGTTTTATTACGCGAGGGATCACCTGATAGGAGACCGGATCATTTATCGGAAGAAGGACGGATCGGACGAGTCTTGGGAACACCAACGAATCGCCGCGTAG
- the LOC143211569 gene encoding atrial natriuretic peptide-converting enzyme: MTVAMEHKRKSSWDSKISVSTVSTRRFSRAGTPSSILSSDSDIRFTRKLGGQYRCGCCVLAAFLLFLLFSGVSIYLGYTFLTSDPPGDQIFLATFRVTEGDSFATELADPSTEAFRIRSREYRDRLNLVFRRSWLKLSFLAAEILALDGTEGGDLVVHFDARFDPRYQTITTADIVEILSREINPETSKYLMNLTIDSQSLEVQESIKALNAQVSPQATVSTPPPTTAAAPPPRRCSPVDLSYCKHLPYNSTSYPNVLGHGSLVEVEADVIAFRELVDAECYRLAYEFVCQVLQPACVSSQPEDQLQLPCRSFCREFWSGCGSRLPDRIKRLLDCSNFPEYADQGGCRAKPGCVQSLQEKALSSRICDGVIDCPDLSDEKNCAYCRDGYMHCGVGRTCIPHSKRCDGKVDCANGSDEKDCLSLAPSIRAVKSQPLDTPHAVKYNSEGFVVFNEKGTIGKLCTANLNATLPGTEMETVLQTAASSLCGLLTFAGVKSVEIRIDDEEDVQYVHMEDPSATEITFVRAPCPSREAMYVRCSELECGVQSLRAKSGTRGLNKMAEPGDWPWHVALFKEEVHVCDATLVAENWLITTASCFQGQSKAEWSARMGTVRLSSTSPWQQERRIVGMIKSPVEGSTTVLLKLDRPLTTFSDFVRPVCLPSNQGPPANSSLCNTLGWARNRDLLQRVQLRHSAMERCENISIASVNSVCTEPAYSTDDCNEEEVAGSPMLCLRSDGRSWALTGVGSWRIACSKAGVERPRLYDKVSSNIAWIRSTIE, encoded by the exons ATGACCGTCGCGATGGAACACAAGCGGAAGAGCTCGTGGGATTCGAAG ATTTCGGTGAGCACGGTCAGCACCAGAAGATTCAGCCGTGCCGGGACCCCGAGCTCGATTCTGTCTTCGGACAGCGACATTCGATTCACCAGGAAACTCGGCGGCCAGTACCGTTGCGGGTGCTGCGTGTTGGCTGCGTTCCTGCTGTTCCTTCTGTTTTCGGGTGTCTCGATTTACCTTGGCT ACACGTTCCTGACGTCGGATCCTCCAGGCGATCAAATCTTCTTGGCCACGTTCCGAGTTaccgaaggagattcgttcgcCACGGAGCTAGCAGATCCCTCTACCGAAGCCTTTCGAATACGATCTCGGGAGTACCGCGATCGGCTGAATCTCGTGTTTCGCCGTAGCTGGCTGAAGCTCTCGTTCCTCGCCGCAGAGATATTAGCGCTCGATGG AACCGAAGGCGGCGACCTAGTCGTGCACTTCGACGCTCGATTCGACCCGCGCTACCAGACGATCACCACCGCCGACATCGTGGAGATTCTGTCTCGGGAGATCAATCCCGAAACCTCCAAGTACTTGATGAACTTGACGATAGACTCGCAGAGCCTCGAAGTGCAGGAGAGCATAAAAGCGTTGAACGCTCAGGTGAGCCCGCAGGCCACGGTTTCGACGCCGCCACCGACAACTGCGGCTGCACCTCCGCCCAGAAGATGCAGTCCGGTGGACCTGTCCTATTGCAAGCACCTGCCTTACAACTCCACCTCTTATCCGAACGTGTTGGGCCACGGCTCCTTGGTCGAGGTGGAAGCGGACGTGATCGCCTTCAG GGAACTGGTCGACGCGGAATGCTACCGGCTGGCCTACGAGTTCGTCTGCCAAGTTCTCCAGCCAGCGTGCGTCTCGAGCCAACCGGAAGACCAGCTGCAGCTGCCGTGCAGGAGCTTCTGCAGAGAATTCTGGAGCGGATGCGGCAGCCGACTTCCCGATAGAATCAAGCGACTGCTGGATTGCTCAAATTTCCCGGAGTACGCGGACCAGGGTGGTTGCAGAGCGAAACCAG GATGTGTGCAGTCGCTGCAAGAGAAAGCATTGTCCTCAAGAATTTGCGACGGCGTGATCGACTGCCCTGACCTTTCCGACGAAAAGAATTGCGCTTATTGTCGCGACGGTTATATGCACTGCGGCGTAGGTAGAACGTGCATACCGCATAGCAAGAGATGCGATGGAAAAGTGGACTGCGCGAACGGCAGCGACGAAAAGGATTGTC TGTCTTTGGCGCCGAGTATCCGAGCCGTCAAGTCTCAGCCTTTGGACACGCCGCACGCCGTCAAGTACAACAGCGAAGGTTTCGTGGTGTTCAACGAGAAGGGTACCATCGGCAAGCTGTGTACCGCTAATCTGAACGCGACGCTGCCTGGAACGGAAATGGAAACCGTTCTTCAGACCGCTGCCAGCTCTCTGTGCGGTTTGCTGACGTTCGC AGGGGTGAAATCCGTGGAAATCAGAATCGACGACGAGGAGGACGTCCAATACGTGCACATGGAGGATCCATCCGCCACGGAGATCACTTTCGTCAGGGCTCCGTGTCCCAGCAGAGAAGCGATGTACGTCCGATGCTCCGAACTAG AGTGCGGCGTGCAATCATTGCGCGCAAAGAGCGGCACccgcggtttgaataaaatggcGGAACCCGGCGATTGGCCTTGGCACGTGGCTCTGTTCAAGGAAGAGGTGCACGTGTGCGACGCCACCCTTGTCGCGGAAAATTGGTTGATCACTACGGCGTCTTGTTTCCAAGG TCAATCGAAAGCGGAATGGTCCGCGAGAATGGGCACCGTTCGGCTCTCGAGCACGTCGCCGTGGCAGCAGGAGCGTAGAATCGTGGGGATGATCAAGTCGCCGGTTGAAGGAAGCACGACCGTTCTGCTGAAGCTGGACCGACCGTTGACCACGTTCTCGGATTTCGTCCGACCAGTTTGCCTGCCGTCGAATCAGGGCCCACCGGCGAACTCGTCCCTCTGCAACACTCTTGGCTGGGCTAGAAACC GCGATCTACTGCAGAGGGTGCAGCTTAGGCACAGCGCGATGGAAAGATGCGAAAATATCAGCATCGCGTCGGTGAATAGCGTCTGCACCGAACCCGCCTATTCCACCGATGATTGCAAC GAGGAGGAGGTTGCCGGCAGTCCTATGCTGTGTCTTCGGTCGGATGGTCGGAGCTGGGCGCTGACGGGGGTCGGTAGTTGGCGTATTGCCTGCTCGAAAGCCGGCGTCGAAAGGCCTCGGCTCTACGACAAAGTTTCGTCGAATATCGCTTGGATAAGATCGACGATCGAGTGA